In one Bacillus sp. PK3_68 genomic region, the following are encoded:
- a CDS encoding DUF5105 domain-containing protein: MKKKISILALMFAIMLALAGCGGSDAKEASGGGAGESKVAEVTIEKAEYILAGDDGESEGEETGLLAVDLKVKNKSKSTINVSSYDGVYLYDGDEQLSPEKSVYARGIDLKDGGSSDIGAGKVKTIPFYFNVEKDKKYEIGVKPRLSEPGEEADEIMLGLDTKKYAESFDEIQDPAKALTAYIDVIYLGKDNSDYEKLVTADKEDVQETAKSKFKKQLDLSLPDMVTDADIDKYYSSYKTVLGEKAEVQTKTTAKAGDKAVVKLDYSTVSTDDLYDKLYNYQKEYRENTGGYDTEKEKQYALSKFDTVVQSLEVAKSQNGAEISMIKKDGKWTVNTSDHYSDYLVRAFAEGRAY; this comes from the coding sequence ATGAAAAAGAAGATTAGTATATTGGCACTCATGTTTGCTATTATGCTTGCTTTGGCCGGCTGCGGCGGATCAGATGCCAAAGAAGCAAGCGGAGGAGGAGCTGGCGAAAGCAAGGTAGCTGAAGTTACTATTGAAAAAGCTGAATATATATTAGCAGGAGATGACGGAGAATCCGAAGGCGAGGAAACCGGTTTGCTCGCTGTTGATTTAAAAGTAAAGAATAAATCGAAGTCTACTATTAATGTATCCTCATACGATGGCGTATACCTGTATGATGGGGATGAGCAGTTAAGCCCAGAGAAAAGTGTATATGCGCGCGGAATAGACCTTAAAGACGGAGGAAGCAGTGATATTGGTGCAGGCAAAGTAAAAACCATTCCTTTTTACTTTAATGTTGAAAAAGACAAAAAGTATGAAATTGGTGTAAAACCGCGTCTATCCGAACCAGGAGAAGAAGCGGATGAAATTATGCTTGGCCTTGACACAAAGAAATATGCAGAAAGTTTTGATGAAATTCAAGATCCTGCTAAAGCATTAACTGCTTACATCGATGTTATTTACCTTGGAAAAGACAACAGTGATTATGAAAAGCTAGTAACCGCTGATAAGGAAGATGTTCAGGAAACAGCTAAAAGCAAATTTAAAAAGCAGTTGGATCTTTCTTTGCCAGATATGGTAACCGATGCGGATATTGATAAGTACTATAGCAGTTATAAGACTGTTCTGGGAGAAAAAGCAGAAGTGCAGACTAAAACAACGGCAAAAGCAGGTGATAAGGCCGTTGTAAAGCTCGACTATTCTACGGTTTCAACAGATGATCTTTACGACAAGCTCTACAACTATCAAAAAGAGTACCGGGAAAATACAGGCGGCTATGACACAGAGAAAGAAAAGCAATACGCACTTTCCAAGTTCGATACAGTTGTTCAATCCCTGGAAGTTGCTAAGAGTCAAAACGGAGCAGAAATTAGCATGATCAAAAAAGACGGAAAATGGACAGTGAATACTTCTGACCACTATTCTGACTACCTTGTACGGGCGTTTGCTGAAGGAAGAGCTTACTAG
- a CDS encoding GNAT family N-acetyltransferase produces MKKKNNGLSIQQLNIEDSEIAEKVWTIQIPAYEAEAELIKFWDLPPLRETAASLQQCGETFYGGFINGQLAGAVSFKTTVAKLHIHRLMVHPHFFRQGVARSLLHHVEQLAAGKKDILVSTGTDNSPAVQLYKHCGFKEIEKITTTEGLSLTFFKKEKRLP; encoded by the coding sequence ATGAAAAAGAAAAATAATGGATTATCTATTCAGCAGCTGAATATCGAAGATTCGGAGATAGCTGAAAAAGTATGGACTATCCAAATACCTGCCTATGAAGCAGAAGCAGAACTCATCAAATTCTGGGACCTTCCTCCTTTGAGGGAGACAGCAGCCTCGCTGCAGCAATGCGGAGAAACTTTTTATGGCGGGTTCATCAACGGTCAACTGGCCGGAGCTGTGTCTTTTAAAACTACAGTGGCAAAGCTTCATATTCATCGTCTGATGGTTCACCCTCATTTTTTCAGGCAAGGAGTGGCCCGTTCGCTTCTTCATCATGTGGAGCAGTTAGCGGCCGGTAAAAAAGATATCCTCGTCTCTACCGGAACCGATAATTCTCCTGCTGTCCAACTATACAAGCATTGTGGATTCAAAGAAATCGAGAAAATCACAACTACGGAGGGACTTTCACTTACTTTCTTTAAGAAAGAAAAAAGGCTGCCTTGA
- a CDS encoding TetR/AcrR family transcriptional regulator has product MPKLVDHDKRKKHIAEATWRVILEQGMEGATVRNIAKEAGLSLGALRHYFSTQNELLIYAMELVKEQAEARINQIVVEDLPPKEMMLKILIELVPITKETMAEMEVWFAFIAYNRHKEADFNVLHDGIFNGISRMIHYLRESKLLKEGLDVSIETEKLYALVDGLALHAMLDPNRTSRERLINVLKSHIDSICKDMESNVSGGHADEKEK; this is encoded by the coding sequence ATGCCAAAACTAGTTGATCACGACAAACGAAAAAAACATATTGCTGAAGCCACATGGCGAGTCATTCTGGAGCAGGGAATGGAGGGGGCGACTGTGCGAAACATCGCTAAAGAAGCTGGACTCTCCCTCGGGGCCCTGCGCCATTATTTCTCTACGCAAAATGAGTTGCTCATTTATGCCATGGAACTCGTTAAAGAGCAGGCAGAGGCAAGAATTAATCAAATTGTAGTAGAGGATTTGCCGCCAAAAGAAATGATGTTGAAGATCCTGATAGAGCTTGTTCCAATCACTAAAGAAACGATGGCAGAAATGGAAGTCTGGTTTGCCTTTATTGCCTATAACCGTCATAAAGAAGCAGATTTTAACGTCTTGCACGATGGCATTTTTAATGGCATCAGCCGGATGATTCACTACTTGCGTGAATCAAAGCTATTGAAGGAAGGACTGGATGTCAGCATAGAAACAGAAAAACTCTATGCGCTCGTTGACGGGCTAGCTCTTCATGCTATGCTGGATCCGAATAGAACCAGTCGGGAACGGCTTATCAATGTACTAAAAAGCCATATTGATTCCATTTGTAAGGACATGGAAAGCAATGTATCGGGAGGCCATGCAGATGAAAAAGAAAAATAA
- a CDS encoding transporter substrate-binding domain-containing protein, protein MPFSVRLSILIIGFLLLSSYSLHFASASLLHHPASQVDQRPVKKVYRIAGEKNLPPFSYINKKGKFTGFSVELFRSISEEAGVEFRFYPMNFYEAEQALKAGKVDAIMGMRYSAEQSERFQFSESYFTMTDVLVVPKEATTEIKNLTDLREKTIVMQEEPASFDLLLNIRRVEFQLAFNPKDAFNFLLLKRADAFLTNKWTAEFYLKQSGEQDQYRVLEHIGVPSDFAAAVRPGETELFSLINHSLMNMQENGDYQTLYSQWFGLYPDGQLKEMRNWIIALLILSSCAVAVLIFTYLWNKRLQKEVARRTAALAAANDQLEVQQHAISEAYAFKTQIIHHMYYGILTFDDSLQLTSLNERAKAMLGLQEKEYVETEDILGQPQIADILQHYKYFEDNQDKQLFSEELVFEADGNKRFILFRLIPLYEESGKKNGCLLTLADRSEAKMLEEKLATQEKMRALGQLVAGVAHEIRNPLTSMKTFIDLLPKKYEDQSFRQELVKYVPEALKRMNTIVESLLDYARPKHPQKQRLPAAAFIQSVVAIIEPTLKKSHVHLKLMMEPEVEIICDPDQLKQVLLNLLLNALDAMDKVPKKQLTVKIQRMEAMGVIQVADTGIGMDQHSVSHIFEPFYTTKPHGVGLGLALCYQWIKENNGDMQVETEKERGTTFTVTLPAAQKEGEKE, encoded by the coding sequence ATGCCCTTTTCGGTTCGATTATCCATATTAATTATAGGTTTCCTCTTGCTTTCGAGTTATTCCCTCCATTTCGCTTCGGCTAGTTTACTTCACCATCCTGCCAGCCAGGTAGATCAGCGGCCCGTCAAAAAAGTGTATCGGATTGCAGGAGAAAAAAATCTGCCTCCTTTCTCTTATATCAATAAAAAAGGAAAGTTTACTGGTTTCAGTGTAGAGCTCTTTCGCTCTATTTCTGAAGAAGCAGGAGTAGAGTTTCGATTTTATCCAATGAACTTTTATGAAGCGGAACAGGCGCTGAAAGCGGGTAAAGTAGATGCCATTATGGGGATGAGATATTCCGCCGAGCAGAGCGAGCGTTTTCAATTTTCGGAGTCCTATTTTACGATGACAGATGTTCTTGTTGTACCAAAGGAAGCAACCACAGAGATCAAAAACTTAACAGATTTGCGGGAAAAAACGATTGTTATGCAGGAAGAGCCGGCGTCATTTGATCTATTGCTGAATATAAGAAGAGTGGAATTTCAACTAGCATTTAATCCAAAAGATGCATTTAATTTCTTGCTGCTAAAAAGAGCAGATGCCTTTTTAACAAACAAATGGACGGCAGAGTTTTATTTAAAGCAATCAGGTGAACAGGATCAATATCGAGTGCTTGAACATATCGGCGTGCCTTCTGATTTTGCGGCGGCCGTCCGTCCGGGAGAAACAGAACTTTTTTCGCTCATCAATCACTCATTGATGAACATGCAGGAGAACGGGGATTATCAAACTTTATATTCACAGTGGTTTGGTCTATATCCTGACGGTCAATTGAAAGAAATGCGCAATTGGATTATTGCCTTGCTGATTCTCAGCAGTTGTGCTGTAGCCGTTCTGATTTTTACTTATTTATGGAACAAGCGGCTGCAAAAAGAAGTAGCCAGGCGAACAGCGGCCTTGGCAGCAGCAAATGATCAATTAGAAGTCCAGCAGCACGCTATTTCCGAAGCTTATGCTTTCAAGACCCAAATTATTCATCATATGTATTATGGGATTTTAACATTTGATGATTCCCTGCAGCTGACAAGCTTGAATGAACGGGCAAAAGCTATGCTCGGTCTTCAAGAGAAAGAATATGTCGAAACAGAGGATATTCTTGGGCAGCCGCAAATTGCCGATATTCTTCAGCATTACAAATATTTCGAGGATAATCAGGACAAACAGTTATTTTCAGAAGAACTAGTATTTGAAGCCGATGGAAACAAGCGGTTTATTTTATTCCGTCTCATTCCATTATATGAAGAAAGCGGAAAGAAAAACGGCTGCCTGTTGACATTAGCTGATCGGTCAGAGGCAAAGATGCTGGAGGAGAAGCTCGCAACCCAGGAGAAAATGCGGGCGCTCGGACAGCTTGTTGCGGGGGTGGCTCATGAAATTCGCAATCCGCTTACTTCCATGAAAACCTTTATTGATCTTTTGCCAAAGAAGTATGAAGATCAGTCATTTCGCCAAGAGCTTGTTAAATACGTACCGGAAGCGTTAAAGCGGATGAATACCATTGTTGAATCACTTCTTGATTATGCGCGGCCTAAGCACCCGCAAAAACAAAGGTTGCCGGCTGCTGCTTTTATCCAATCTGTGGTGGCAATCATTGAACCAACATTGAAAAAAAGCCATGTGCATTTGAAATTAATGATGGAACCGGAAGTGGAAATTATTTGTGATCCTGATCAGTTAAAACAAGTGCTGCTGAATTTATTGTTAAATGCATTGGATGCTATGGATAAGGTACCGAAGAAGCAGCTAACGGTAAAGATTCAAAGAATGGAGGCCATGGGAGTGATTCAAGTAGCAGATACTGGAATTGGCATGGATCAACATAGCGTTTCTCATATCTTTGAGCCTTTTTATACGACAAAGCCGCATGGAGTCGGGCTCGGATTAGCCCTATGCTATCAATGGATCAAAGAAAATAACGGTGATATGCAAGTGGAGACGGAGAAGGAGAGGGGGACGACTTTTACCGTTACACTGCCTGCCGCACAGAAAGAAGGGGAGAAAGAATGA
- a CDS encoding sigma-54 dependent transcriptional regulator — protein sequence MKPVVLILDDEPAIGASLRFALENQYEVMAATRVENAMDVLQKNQVQVMLLDWRLGEADGLHVLAEVKKTYPHISVIMMTAYGTIESSVEAIKQGAYHYITKPLDIDELHLLIEKALEHQTLYSKIRELNETIEKIKGYDQMIGESPAMRNIFSMIERVKDIDSSVLIFGESGTGKELVARALHRQGKRKDGPFVSVNCAAIPESLLESELFGYAKGAFTGAVDSQEGKIAAADNGTLFLDEIGDMPASLQAKMLRVLQEKEFTPLGSTEVKKVNVRIISATNKNLSQMVSEGSFREDLFFRLNVIPIELPLLSERKEDLPVLIPYFLRKYAEEMQRPLPSLSEEAWNRLLAYDYPGNIRQLSNILEYAVAMTKGRVISETDLPIAIRSENETVKPTVNFSPSIIPVPLGATMKEAEKMIIESSLKHCHGSRKETAKMLGISERSLRNKLQIYREEST from the coding sequence ATGAAGCCTGTTGTCTTAATCCTGGATGATGAGCCGGCGATCGGGGCATCGCTGCGATTCGCACTTGAAAATCAATATGAAGTGATGGCAGCTACAAGAGTAGAGAATGCAATGGACGTGTTGCAGAAAAATCAGGTGCAGGTAATGCTATTGGATTGGCGGCTTGGGGAAGCGGACGGTCTGCATGTATTGGCTGAAGTGAAAAAGACTTACCCGCATATATCCGTTATTATGATGACGGCTTATGGCACAATTGAATCGTCTGTTGAAGCCATTAAGCAGGGAGCTTATCATTATATTACAAAGCCGCTCGATATTGATGAGCTGCATTTATTGATTGAAAAAGCGCTTGAACATCAGACGTTGTACAGCAAAATCCGGGAATTGAATGAAACCATTGAGAAGATTAAAGGCTATGATCAGATGATTGGCGAGAGCCCAGCAATGAGGAATATTTTTTCAATGATTGAGCGAGTGAAGGATATTGACTCAAGCGTTCTTATTTTTGGAGAAAGTGGGACAGGAAAAGAACTTGTGGCTAGGGCTTTACATAGACAGGGAAAAAGAAAGGACGGCCCATTTGTTTCGGTAAATTGCGCAGCCATCCCGGAGTCCTTGCTGGAGAGTGAACTGTTTGGCTATGCGAAAGGGGCATTTACTGGGGCGGTGGACAGCCAGGAGGGAAAAATAGCCGCTGCGGATAACGGCACACTATTTCTTGATGAAATCGGCGACATGCCCGCCTCCTTACAGGCTAAAATGCTGCGCGTACTGCAAGAAAAGGAATTTACGCCGCTTGGCTCTACAGAAGTGAAAAAAGTAAATGTGCGGATCATTAGCGCAACAAATAAAAACCTCTCACAAATGGTGTCAGAAGGCTCTTTTCGAGAAGACTTGTTTTTCAGACTGAACGTCATACCGATCGAACTGCCATTATTAAGCGAGAGAAAAGAAGATTTGCCAGTGCTTATTCCCTATTTTCTCAGAAAGTATGCGGAAGAAATGCAGCGGCCGCTTCCATCCCTGTCAGAAGAAGCGTGGAATAGGTTGTTGGCTTATGATTATCCGGGGAATATTAGGCAATTGAGCAATATCCTTGAGTATGCTGTAGCGATGACAAAAGGAAGAGTCATTTCGGAAACTGATTTGCCGATTGCCATCCGTTCTGAAAATGAGACAGTGAAGCCGACGGTTAATTTTTCTCCTTCTATCATCCCTGTTCCTTTGGGTGCTACGATGAAAGAAGCCGAGAAAATGATTATTGAGTCTTCGCTGAAGCATTGCCATGGAAGTAGAAAAGAAACGGCAAAAATGCTTGGTATTAGTGAGCGCAGTCTGCGCAACAAGCTTCAGATTTACAGGGAAGAAAGTACATAA
- a CDS encoding TAXI family TRAP transporter solute-binding subunit translates to MKYRTGFILLLVTVLIMMAACSNSASSKDEKAEGTGKAAGPLAGQPVTILTGGTSGIYFQLGNALAKIYGEELGAQTSAQTTGASAENTAKLSRKKAELGFAMADTVTDAYLGEGNFAKAGALSNVRAVASLYPNYMQIVAPKKLGIKTLKDLKGKDLAVGALGSGTEIMAKRILEEAGITYDDVNADFLSFSEGIEGIKNGTTDVAFLSSGYPNSGIMELAATDEVEIIPVPKKITESLQKNTQPLKSAVYPPIRIKA, encoded by the coding sequence ATGAAATATCGTACAGGATTTATTTTACTTTTAGTTACCGTTCTTATAATGATGGCCGCCTGTAGCAATTCTGCTTCTTCGAAAGATGAGAAGGCAGAAGGGACAGGCAAGGCAGCCGGACCGCTGGCAGGGCAGCCGGTAACGATTTTAACTGGTGGAACATCAGGGATTTATTTTCAGCTCGGCAATGCGCTTGCCAAGATTTATGGAGAAGAACTTGGCGCCCAGACAAGTGCCCAAACTACGGGAGCTTCAGCAGAAAACACAGCTAAGCTTTCGAGAAAGAAAGCAGAACTAGGCTTTGCCATGGCTGATACAGTAACAGATGCTTATCTGGGAGAAGGGAACTTTGCTAAAGCAGGAGCGCTTTCGAATGTTCGAGCTGTCGCTTCACTCTACCCTAACTACATGCAAATTGTAGCTCCTAAAAAGCTCGGCATTAAGACTCTTAAAGATTTAAAAGGAAAAGATCTTGCTGTTGGTGCTCTTGGAAGCGGTACCGAAATTATGGCCAAGCGGATTTTAGAAGAAGCAGGCATCACTTACGATGATGTAAATGCAGACTTTTTATCCTTCTCTGAAGGAATTGAGGGCATCAAAAACGGAACGACGGATGTCGCTTTTCTATCTTCCGGTTACCCAAACTCAGGCATTATGGAGCTGGCCGCCACAGATGAAGTAGAAATCATCCCAGTGCCGAAAAAGATTACGGAAAGCCTTCAAAAAAATACCCAGCCTTTGAAATCGGCAGTATACCCGCCAATACGTATAAAGGCGTAA
- a CDS encoding TRAP transporter permease → MANATKEIPETVEGQEEILQKYDSESRFRKIDHGFWRWAVFALSVGLAGYHLYTAYFGPLDALRHRSLHTAVIAALVFILYPAFYKKGTNKVTPVDVIWMVAALATGGYMIIDYQGIAERMSIYMPSGVDIAFGLLTIAVVIEGGRRVAGNALTILTALFLAYAFFGQYFPDLLMHSGKDLEDIVTYMYLSTEGIYGIAISVSASYIILFILFGAFLNRSGMGQFFTDISLSVAGHTSGGPAKVAVVSSGLLGSINGSALANVVTTGAFTIPLMKRVGYKPEFAGAVEATASVGGQIIPPVMGATAFIMAETLGMPYNQIALAAILPAFLYYLGIICIVHFRAKKLGLRGMSKEELPNLWQVFKKGGHLLIPIIVLIGMLIAGKTPLYAAFYAIVLSIVVSWFNKETRMGIKEILGAMEDGVRSALGVAMSCAMVGLIVGVSTLTGLGPKLTQSILVLGQGEMFLTLIFTMIACIVMGMGLPSIPTYIITATMAAPALLELGVAPFVTHMFVFYFGILANVTPPVALAAFAGAGIAGASPNKTGFEALRLALSGFIIPYIFVFSPVILMQDVTSPLEVIWVTVTAIIGILGLSAALERYLIADLPLPLAALCFIGSITLIIPGIWTDVVGLGILALVLIQQFIARSKIRSDIPTSKII, encoded by the coding sequence ATGGCAAACGCAACAAAAGAGATTCCTGAGACAGTAGAAGGCCAGGAGGAGATTCTGCAAAAGTATGACAGTGAATCACGATTCCGGAAAATTGATCATGGTTTTTGGCGTTGGGCTGTCTTTGCACTGAGCGTTGGTCTTGCCGGTTATCATTTGTATACTGCTTATTTTGGGCCGCTTGATGCACTTCGCCATCGCTCGCTGCACACAGCCGTAATCGCCGCACTTGTGTTTATTTTATATCCTGCCTTTTACAAAAAGGGAACAAACAAAGTGACTCCAGTTGATGTCATTTGGATGGTTGCTGCGCTGGCGACTGGCGGTTATATGATTATCGATTATCAAGGAATTGCTGAAAGAATGTCGATTTATATGCCGAGCGGGGTGGATATTGCTTTTGGATTGCTCACGATCGCTGTGGTGATTGAAGGGGGCCGCCGTGTAGCTGGAAATGCTTTAACGATCTTAACAGCATTATTTCTGGCTTATGCCTTTTTCGGCCAGTACTTTCCTGACTTACTCATGCACTCGGGAAAAGATCTAGAAGATATCGTGACCTATATGTATCTGTCAACAGAAGGAATTTATGGCATTGCTATTTCTGTATCTGCGTCTTATATTATTCTCTTTATTTTGTTCGGGGCTTTTTTAAACCGTTCAGGAATGGGGCAGTTTTTCACTGATATTTCGCTTAGTGTAGCGGGGCACACATCCGGCGGCCCGGCAAAGGTAGCCGTTGTTTCAAGCGGGCTACTTGGCTCAATTAATGGTAGTGCACTGGCAAATGTAGTAACGACAGGAGCTTTTACAATTCCGCTCATGAAACGCGTTGGCTATAAGCCGGAATTTGCTGGTGCGGTGGAAGCCACTGCTTCTGTCGGTGGGCAAATTATTCCACCGGTCATGGGAGCGACCGCGTTTATTATGGCAGAAACGCTGGGTATGCCGTACAACCAGATTGCCCTTGCTGCCATTTTGCCGGCTTTTCTCTATTATCTTGGCATTATTTGCATCGTTCATTTCCGGGCAAAAAAATTGGGCCTTCGCGGCATGTCTAAAGAAGAACTCCCGAACCTATGGCAAGTATTCAAAAAAGGCGGCCATCTGCTCATTCCGATTATTGTGCTGATCGGGATGTTGATTGCCGGAAAAACCCCGCTATATGCTGCTTTTTATGCGATTGTTCTTTCGATCGTTGTCAGCTGGTTTAATAAAGAAACACGGATGGGGATAAAGGAAATTCTAGGAGCGATGGAGGACGGTGTCCGGTCGGCGCTTGGTGTGGCAATGTCGTGTGCCATGGTTGGTTTAATCGTTGGCGTAAGCACGCTGACTGGACTAGGACCGAAGCTGACCCAATCCATCCTTGTTCTTGGTCAAGGAGAAATGTTCCTGACACTCATTTTCACAATGATTGCCTGTATTGTTATGGGAATGGGGCTCCCATCTATTCCGACATATATTATTACAGCTACAATGGCTGCACCGGCCTTGCTTGAACTGGGTGTTGCACCATTCGTTACTCATATGTTCGTCTTTTATTTCGGTATTTTAGCTAACGTAACGCCACCGGTTGCTCTTGCGGCATTTGCGGGAGCAGGTATCGCTGGTGCCAGCCCGAATAAGACAGGTTTTGAAGCACTGCGGCTTGCCTTGTCAGGGTTTATCATTCCTTATATCTTTGTATTTTCACCTGTTATCCTTATGCAGGATGTCACCAGCCCGCTTGAAGTTATTTGGGTAACTGTGACAGCAATCATCGGTATTCTCGGGTTGAGTGCCGCATTGGAAAGATATTTAATCGCGGACTTGCCGCTGCCACTTGCTGCTTTATGCTTTATCGGCTCGATCACTTTGATTATTCCAGGCATCTGGACGGATGTGGTTGGACTAGGCATACTGGCCCTTGTGCTGATTCAGCAGTTCATCGCCCGTTCCAAAATTCGTTCCGATATACCAACTTCCAAAATTATTTAA
- a CDS encoding MFS transporter, which translates to MAQIERSETATKRPLWGLYFSLPILSWALYDFANTIFSSNIITIFFPFYLQETIGGNDQLNQIASTFISYANAAASLLLVLFSPLFGVLIDRTGKKKRYIIPFTLICVACTIGMGLAASTHSQQELFGLPAALIFVVLLFVAAKFFYHSSLIFYDTMLADLGTKEEIPLLSGFGVAVGYIGTLAGLAIYPFIGDGHFHRAFIPTAILFLLFSLPLMLAGRETRLPTSTEKKSFISGYQEVMSTFKEMKAHRIIFLFMIVYFFLNDAIATAIAMMAVYAKAIVGFSSGQFILLYLVSTIASIIGSFLFGYITKALGAKKAVNVVGIILLAALFIGTFAVNEAMFWAAGSLFGVSLGAVWVTSRTFIIEHTPEEKRGQFFGLFAFSGKISAMVGPFLYGTITLVLADYGNIASRTALGSLMVLVLIGLVVHRRIRI; encoded by the coding sequence ATGGCTCAAATAGAACGAAGTGAAACAGCAACAAAACGGCCATTATGGGGATTGTACTTTTCCCTGCCGATTTTATCATGGGCACTTTATGATTTTGCCAATACGATTTTTTCTTCCAATATCATTACGATCTTCTTTCCTTTTTACCTTCAGGAAACCATCGGCGGCAACGATCAGCTTAACCAGATAGCCAGCACTTTTATTTCTTATGCGAACGCAGCGGCCAGCTTGCTGCTCGTGTTATTTTCTCCGCTTTTTGGTGTCCTCATTGACCGGACAGGAAAGAAAAAACGTTATATTATCCCGTTCACACTCATTTGCGTAGCCTGCACGATAGGTATGGGGCTTGCGGCTTCCACTCATTCACAACAGGAATTATTCGGCCTGCCGGCGGCCCTCATTTTTGTTGTTCTTTTGTTTGTAGCAGCAAAGTTTTTTTATCACTCCAGCTTGATCTTTTATGACACAATGCTGGCCGACTTGGGAACGAAAGAAGAGATCCCACTGTTATCGGGCTTCGGAGTAGCTGTTGGCTATATCGGCACCCTGGCCGGACTTGCTATTTATCCATTCATTGGTGATGGCCATTTTCACCGAGCGTTTATTCCAACAGCGATTTTATTTCTTCTCTTTTCCCTGCCGCTTATGCTCGCCGGACGGGAAACAAGACTGCCGACTTCCACAGAAAAAAAGTCATTTATTAGCGGCTATCAGGAAGTAATGTCTACATTTAAAGAAATGAAAGCTCACCGAATCATCTTTCTATTTATGATTGTCTATTTTTTCTTGAATGATGCCATCGCTACAGCGATTGCCATGATGGCTGTTTATGCCAAAGCGATTGTTGGCTTTTCTTCAGGTCAATTCATTCTGCTCTATCTCGTTTCCACCATTGCGAGCATTATTGGTTCTTTTCTATTTGGCTATATTACGAAAGCCCTTGGAGCAAAAAAAGCCGTAAACGTCGTTGGGATAATTTTGCTCGCCGCTTTGTTCATTGGCACATTTGCTGTCAATGAAGCGATGTTCTGGGCTGCTGGCAGTCTGTTTGGCGTATCTCTCGGAGCCGTTTGGGTAACATCAAGAACATTCATTATTGAACACACCCCAGAAGAAAAAAGAGGACAATTTTTTGGCTTGTTTGCTTTTTCCGGCAAGATTTCCGCTATGGTCGGTCCATTTCTATACGGCACAATTACACTTGTCCTTGCCGACTACGGAAATATAGCCAGTCGTACAGCTCTAGGCTCTTTAATGGTTCTTGTTCTCATCGGCCTTGTCGTTCACCGTCGCATTCGTATATAA
- a CDS encoding manganese-dependent inorganic pyrophosphatase: MSKVLIFGHKNPDTDSICSAIAYAALKKELGVEAEPVRLGELNGETEYALNQFNAELPRLIDKAAPEAAHVILVDHNERQQSVDDINDVRILEVIDHHRIANFETSDPLYYRAEPVGCTATILNKMYKENGVAVQKDIAGLMLSAIISDSLLFKSPTCTEEDVKAAQELASIAGVDAEEYGLAMLKAGADLRSKSTEELVSLDSKVFAMGDYQVEVAQVNAIDVLDVLARKEDIEAALERTIAEKGLDLFLFVITDILNSNSVAIVAGKEAAVVEKAYNTPISDDRTIILEGVVSRKKQIIPVLTDIFQGMTK, translated from the coding sequence ATGAGTAAAGTGCTTATTTTCGGACACAAAAATCCGGACACAGATTCTATTTGTTCTGCGATTGCGTATGCGGCTTTGAAAAAAGAATTAGGAGTAGAGGCAGAGCCTGTTCGTCTTGGTGAACTGAATGGCGAAACAGAATATGCATTAAATCAATTTAATGCCGAGCTTCCAAGACTAATTGACAAAGCAGCTCCAGAAGCAGCGCACGTTATTTTAGTAGACCATAATGAGCGACAGCAAAGTGTAGACGATATTAATGATGTGCGTATACTCGAAGTAATCGACCATCATCGAATCGCGAATTTCGAAACGAGTGACCCGTTGTACTATCGCGCTGAACCAGTAGGCTGTACAGCTACTATTTTAAATAAAATGTATAAAGAAAACGGCGTCGCTGTTCAAAAAGACATCGCGGGCTTGATGCTATCTGCGATTATTTCCGACTCGCTTTTATTCAAATCTCCGACATGCACAGAGGAAGATGTAAAAGCTGCTCAAGAACTGGCAAGCATTGCAGGTGTTGATGCTGAGGAGTATGGGCTTGCTATGTTAAAGGCAGGTGCTGATTTAAGAAGCAAGTCAACAGAAGAGTTGGTCTCACTTGATTCCAAAGTATTTGCGATGGGAGACTATCAAGTAGAAGTTGCACAGGTAAATGCTATTGATGTATTGGATGTATTGGCACGCAAAGAAGACATCGAAGCGGCTTTAGAGCGCACAATTGCAGAAAAAGGCCTCGATTTATTTTTATTCGTGATCACAGATATTTTAAACAGCAACTCCGTCGCAATTGTAGCGGGTAAAGAGGCAGCAGTTGTGGAAAAAGCATACAACACACCGATTTCTGATGACAGAACGATCATCCTTGAAGGTGTGGTATCACGAAAAAAACAAATTATTCCAGTTTTAACGGATATTTTTCAGGGTATGACAAAATAA